The Apis cerana isolate GH-2021 linkage group LG12, AcerK_1.0, whole genome shotgun sequence genome window below encodes:
- the LOC108004198 gene encoding ankyrin repeat domain-containing protein 50 isoform X2: MAAPVIEKKRFFCREWAFTKLSHCLEQRPASKTCGVLVVGGPGSGKTAFSAELAWPSAGANARHQRSLNRRLLARHFCQARSEASLSPAQFVRSLVAQLLQPGSDGIHRVSSSSPIPGSTTTTNATTVPLTSREMVAEAYAEKLRTDPEIQAALQPDVLDRDPDDALKKALLFPLLELEPPKNCLFLLVDSIDEGQTLDLPQTGTRDSRRENDNVSRTIAELLANHHHLFPQWLLLVCTARRQSKPISRMFSGFRKIPLDDLRKSLVVRDIQQYILARLDQEDALRQHISRDTAEMLNQLHIKSNGCFLYLEKVLDGVAENFIVLREVREIPGTLNGLYLWLCQRLFSRKQFAKVQPLLNVILAAKLPITQEILYKCVKTACTSITIEDFNRRLHLLRRVISVSRAGALMLFHHSFAEWLLDVKHCTQKYLCSAIEGHAMLAAYYTLRGPELNADEICVLGQHLQRAITSIATTNCNLDVHTLQVVWMVGSGAPIEDCYLDSSECILWPRQEVKLLKLLIDAGAKPSEKIVEDDANKDAVSSSQVSQDVSPMDESPSEPLTELLGESGDINQADSCGRTVLHTLAADGNASLLELALATCPQAKLEATDRHGQTPLNLAARHGYADVVRVLLAAGACADHADCDGWTALRAAAWGGHTQVVEMLLEHGAMVDCADWDQRTALRAAAWGGHEDIVKALLQHGADVNRTDDEGRTALIAAAYMGHSEIVEHLLDFGAEIDHADNDGRTALSVAALCVPSNHGYAKVVTILLERGAAVDHQDKDGMTPLLVAAFEGHRDVCELLLEYEADVDHCDATGRTPLWAAASMGHGSVVALLLFWGCYVDSIDNEGRTVLSVAAAQGGTDVVKQLLDRGLDEQHRDNSGWTPLHYAAFEGHIDVCEALLEAGAKIDETDNDGKGALMLAAQEGHAALVERLLEQHGAPIDQHAHDGKTALRLAALEGHYDTVRILLAHNADVNAKDADGRSTLYILALENRLAMARFLLEHARADVESRDSEGRTPLHVSAWQGHVEMVALLLTEGSASVNACDNENRTPLHSAAWQGHAAIVRLLLEHGATPDHTCNQGATALGIAAQEGHEHCVRALLNHGADPSHSDHCGRNAIKVAAKSGHDTVVRLLEEYSANQRSLRPGINGGGSSSATSVTSNSTAETKPSSAILNPLSTQYSPAESPDSTKRRSCVSLGNNSSNSKSSSNLTGSTKSDQGKFNQNSMVNQTPLSFTQQLQQCSRGAKSRPLSKLLSPLKSEPQSPIYASPPHSPLSDSLIPYSPTNTSPPSAQTAANVIQNQLGVSLLTGNQNIPYKVQIGGYNHTSAIYEPINIKTEIIDKNEISKPFELTNEMLGLSVTKDKKNGLDEKRNSADTHFTRDTHMRIILGNSGAGVGRSVKHASDHTPASASNAKPKRNGLVSNPAMRLVAGVRNGIENATNRNKPITTRVNGFQWKAEARKETPL, translated from the exons ATGGCCGCACCGGTGATAGAGAAGAAACGATTTTTTTGCCGCGAATGGGCGTTCACCAAATTGTCCCATTGTTTGGAGCAAAGGCCAGCCTCGAAAACCTGCGGTGTTCTGGTCGTCGGTGGTCCAGGAAGCGGGAAAACTGCGTTCAGTGCGGAATTAGCTTGGCCATCGGCCGGTGCCAATGCCAGACATCAAAGATCTTTGAACAGGAGATTATTAGCCAGGCACTTTTGCCAAGCTAGGAGCGAGGCATCCTTGTCACCAGCACAATTCGTCAGATCCCTAGTTGCTCAACTTCTGCAACCCGGTTCGGATGGAATTCATAG GGTGTCTTCGAGCTCTCCAATACCAGGAAGCACAACGACCACCAATGCCACAACAGTACCATTAACATCGAGGGAAATGGTGGCAGAAGCGTACGCGGAAAAGCTTAGAACCGATCCAGAAATACAGGCAGCCTTGCAACCAGATGTTCTTGACAGAGATCCCGATGACGCTTTAAAGAAGGCACTACTATTTCCTCTTCTCGAGTTGGAACCACCAAAAAATTGTCTGTTTCTGTTAGTCGATTCCATCGACGAAGGTCAAACTTTGGATCTCCCACAAACTGGTACCAGAGATTCAAGAAGGGAAAATGATAATGTTAGTAGAACGATTGCTGAATTGTTGGCTAATCATCATCACCTGTTCCCTCAATGGTTACTGTTGGTTTGTACTGCTCGGCGTCAGAGCAAACCGATCTCGAGGATGTTCAGTGGCTTCCGGAAAATCCCTTTGGATGATTTAAGGAAGTCCTTAGTGGTCAGAGACATTCAGCAATATATTCTCGCTCGGTTAGATCAAGAAGATGCGCTCAG GCAGCACATCTCGCGCGACACAGCCGAGATGCTAAACCAGCTGCACATCAAGAGCAATGGCTGTTTCCTGTACCTAGAAAAAGTTCTCGACGGCGTGGCCGAGAACTTTATCGTGCTACGCGAGGTTCGCGAGATACCAGGCACTCTGAACGGTCTCTACCTATGGCTGTGTCAAAGACTCTTCAGTAGAAAGCAATTTGCCAAAGTTCAACCTTTGCTAAACGTGATACTGGCCGCGAAACTACCAATCACACAAGAGATACTCTACAAATGCGTAAAAACAGCATGCACGAGTATCACCATAGAAGACTTCAATCGACGTTTGCACCTTTTACGCAGAGTCATCTCTGTCTCTCGTGCAGGAGCGTTAATGTTATTCCATCATAGTTTCGCAGAATGGTTGCTGGACGTAAAACATTGCAcgcagaaatatttatgttccGCTATTGAGGGTCACGCAATGCTGGCCGCTTATTATACTCTTCGTGGACCGGAATTAAACGCTGACGAGATCTGCGTGTTAGGACAACATCTGCAACGAGCCATAACAAGTATAGCTACTACAAATTGTAATCTGGATGTGCATACGCTTCAAGTGGTTTGGATGGTAGGCAGTGGAGCGCCTATAGAAGACTGTTACCTGGATAGTTCTGAATGTATTCTCTGGCCCAGGCAAGAGGTGAAATTGTTGAAGTTGTTGATTGATGCCGGAGCCAAACCATCCGAGAAAATTGTCGAAGATGATGCCAATAAGGATGCTGTCTCTTCTAgtcaa GTTTCGCAAGATGTAAGCCCTATGGATGAATCTCCCAGCGAACCATTAACGGAACTACTCGGCGAAAGCGGGGACATCAATCAAGCTGATTCTTGCGGACGAACAGTACTGCACACGCTTGCTGCAGATGGTAATGCATCTCTGCTGGAGCTGGCTCTAGCGACGTGTCCACAG gCAAAGTTGGAAGCTACTGATCGTCACGGTCAAACACCTTTGAATCTTGCTGCCAGGCATGGTTATGCGGATGTGGTACGAGTTTTGTTGGCTGCTGGGGCTTGTGCAGATCATGCTGACTGCGATGGATGGACAGCTCTCAGGGCTGCTGCCTGGGGTGGACATACTCag gtaGTCGAAATGCTGCTGGAGCACGGAGCAATGGTGGATTGCGCCGATTGGGATCAACGAACCGCGCTCAGAGCAGCCGCTTGGGGTGGCCACGAGGACATCGTTAAAGCGCTTCTCCAGCATGGCGCCGACGTGAACAGAACAGATGACGAGGGTAGAACCGCCTTAATTGCCGCTGCTTACATGGGTCACAGCGAGATCGTCGAACATCTTCTAGACTTTGGCGCGGAGATCGATCATGCCGATAATGATGGAAGGACTGCACTCAGCGTCGCTGCCCTCTGTGTCCCTTCCAATCATGGCTATGCAAAA GTAGTTACGATTCTATTGGAAAGAGGAGCTGCAGTCGATCATCAAGATAAGGATGGTATGACACCATTGTTAGTGGCTGCATTCGAAGGACATAGAGACGTTTGTGAATTATTGTTGGAATACGAGGCAGATGTAGATCATTGCGATGCTACAGGTCGCACACCTTTATGGGCAGCTGCTAGCATGGGCCATGGATCAGTGGTTGCTCTTCTCTTATTCTGGGGATGTTACGTTGATAGCATTGATAACGAGGGCAGGACAGTTTTGAGTGTAGCTGCTGCTCAAGGTGGCACAGATGtagtaaaacaattattagatcgag gcTTAGATGAACAACATAGAGACAATTCAGGTTGGACACCCTTACATTATGCAGCATTTGAAGGTCACATCGATGTTTGTGAAGCATTACTAGAAGCAGGAGCCAAAATTGATGAAACTGACAATGATGGAAAAGGTGCACTAATGTTGGCTGCACAAGAAGGACACGCTGCATTAGTTGAAAGATTGTTAGAACAGCATGGAGCGCCAATTGATCAACATGCTCATGATGGAAAAACTGCTCTCAG ACTTGCAGCTTTGGAAGGTCATTATGATACTGTTAGGATACTATTAGCTCATAATGCAGATGTGAATGCAAAAGATGCTGATGGAAGAAGCACTCTTTATATTCTTGCTCTAGAGAACAGATTGGCAATGGCACGATTTTTGTTGGAGCATGCCCGAGCAGATGTAGAAAGCAGGGATTCAgaa gGACGAACTCCTCTGCATGTAAGTGCTTGGCAGGGACATGTCGAAATGGTAGCTTTGTTATTAACAGAAGGTAGTGCCAGTGTAAATGCTTGTGACAATGAGAATAGAACTCCTTTACATTCTGCAGCCTGGCAAGGTCATGCAGCCATTGTCAGATTGCTCCTTGAACATGGAGCAACTCCTGATCATACTTGTAATCAAGGAGCAACAGCTTTAg gTATCGCTGCACAAGAAGGTCATGAACACTGTGTACGAGCACTTTTAAATCACGGTGCTGATCCCAGCCACTCTGATCATTGTGGTCGAAATGCTATCAAAGTGGCTGCCAAAAGTGGCCACGACACAGTAGTAAGACTGCTCGAGGAATATTCGGCTAATCAACGAAGTCTAAGGCCTGGCATCAATGgag gTGGAAGTAGTAGTGCTACTTCAGTAACATCAAATTCGACAGCAGAAACAAAACCATCATCTGCAATTTTGAATCCCCTTTCAACTCAATACAGTCCGGCAGAGTCGCCGGATTCgacaaaaagaagaagttgCGTATCTCTGGGAAATAATTCCAGCAATAGTAAATCTAGTAGCAACCTGACTGGTAGCACAAAAAGCGATCAgggaaaatttaatcagaaCTCGATGGTGAATCAG ACACCATTATCTTTCACGCAACAACTGCAACAATGCTCGAGGGGAGCCAAGAGTCGTCCACTCAGTAAACTTTTATCACCTCTGAAAAGTGAACCGCAAAGTCCTATCTACGCTTCACCACCTCATTCGCCGTTAAGTGACAGCCTGATACCTTATTCGCCAACAAACACAAGTCCACCTAGTGCTCAGACCGCGGCGAATGTGATACAGAATCAACTTGGAGTATCATTATTAACTGGAAATCAAAATATACCATATAAAGTGCAGATCGGAGGATATAATCATACATCGGCTATTTACGAaccgattaatataaaaaccgagatcattgataaaaatgaaattagcaAACCATTTGAATTAACGAACGAAATGTTAGGTTTAAGCGTgacaaaagacaaaaaaaatggacttgatgaaaaaagaaattcagcCGACACTCATTTCACTAGAGATACTCATATGAGAATAATATTGGGTAACAGTGGTGCTGGTGTTGGCAGAAGCGTAAAACATGCTTCAGATCATACACCTGCTag tgcAAGTAATGCAAAACCAAAGCGTAATGGTTTGGTTTCCAATCCAGCCATGAGATTAGTAGCAGGTGTTAGAAATGGAATTGAAAATGCAACTAATAGAAACAAACCTATCACAACGCGAGTTAATGGATTTCAGTGGAAAGCTGAGGCACGAAAGGAAACACCTTTGTAG
- the LOC108004198 gene encoding ankyrin repeat domain-containing protein 50 isoform X3 yields the protein MAAPVIEKKRFFCREWAFTKLSHCLEQRPASKTCGVLVVGGPGSGKTAFSAELAWPSAGANARHQRSLNRRLLARHFCQARSEASLSPAQFVRSLVAQLLQPGSDGIHRVSSSSPIPGSTTTTNATTVPLTSREMVAEAYAEKLRTDPEIQAALQPDVLDRDPDDALKKALLFPLLELEPPKNCLFLLVDSIDEGQTLDLPQTGTRDSRRENDNVSRTIAELLANHHHLFPQWLLLVCTARRQSKPISRMFSGFRKIPLDDLRKSLVVRDIQQYILARLDQEDALRQHISRDTAEMLNQLHIKSNGCFLYLEKVLDGVAENFIVLREVREIPGTLNGLYLWLCQRLFSRKQFAKVQPLLNVILAAKLPITQEILYKCVKTACTSITIEDFNRRLHLLRRVISVSRAGALMLFHHSFAEWLLDVKHCTQKYLCSAIEGHAMLAAYYTLRGPELNADEICVLGQHLQRAITSIATTNCNLDVHTLQVVWMVGSGAPIEDCYLDSSECILWPRQEVKLLKLLIDAGAKPSEKIVEDDANKDAVSSSQVSQDVSPMDESPSEPLTELLGESGDINQADSCGRTVLHTLAADGNASLLELALATCPQAKLEATDRHGQTPLNLAARHGYADVVRVLLAAGACADHADCDGWTALRAAAWGGHTQVVTILLERGAAVDHQDKDGMTPLLVAAFEGHRDVCELLLEYEADVDHCDATGRTPLWAAASMGHGSVVALLLFWGCYVDSIDNEGRTVLSVAAAQGGTDVVKQLLDRGLDEQHRDNSGWTPLHYAAFEGHIDVCEALLEAGAKIDETDNDGKGALMLAAQEGHAALVERLLEQHGAPIDQHAHDGKTALRLAALEGHYDTVRILLAHNADVNAKDADGRSTLYILALENRLAMARFLLEHARADVESRDSEGRTPLHVSAWQGHVEMVALLLTEGSASVNACDNENRTPLHSAAWQGHAAIVRLLLEHGATPDHTCNQGATALGIAAQEGHEHCVRALLNHGADPSHSDHCGRNAIKVAAKSGHDTVVRLLEEYSANQRSLRPGINGGGSSSATSVTSNSTAETKPSSAILNPLSTQYSPAESPDSTKRRSCVSLGNNSSNSKSSSNLTGSTKSDQGKFNQNSMVNQVIKTPLSFTQQLQQCSRGAKSRPLSKLLSPLKSEPQSPIYASPPHSPLSDSLIPYSPTNTSPPSAQTAANVIQNQLGVSLLTGNQNIPYKVQIGGYNHTSAIYEPINIKTEIIDKNEISKPFELTNEMLGLSVTKDKKNGLDEKRNSADTHFTRDTHMRIILGNSGAGVGRSVKHASDHTPASASNAKPKRNGLVSNPAMRLVAGVRNGIENATNRNKPITTRVNGFQWKAEARKETPL from the exons ATGGCCGCACCGGTGATAGAGAAGAAACGATTTTTTTGCCGCGAATGGGCGTTCACCAAATTGTCCCATTGTTTGGAGCAAAGGCCAGCCTCGAAAACCTGCGGTGTTCTGGTCGTCGGTGGTCCAGGAAGCGGGAAAACTGCGTTCAGTGCGGAATTAGCTTGGCCATCGGCCGGTGCCAATGCCAGACATCAAAGATCTTTGAACAGGAGATTATTAGCCAGGCACTTTTGCCAAGCTAGGAGCGAGGCATCCTTGTCACCAGCACAATTCGTCAGATCCCTAGTTGCTCAACTTCTGCAACCCGGTTCGGATGGAATTCATAG GGTGTCTTCGAGCTCTCCAATACCAGGAAGCACAACGACCACCAATGCCACAACAGTACCATTAACATCGAGGGAAATGGTGGCAGAAGCGTACGCGGAAAAGCTTAGAACCGATCCAGAAATACAGGCAGCCTTGCAACCAGATGTTCTTGACAGAGATCCCGATGACGCTTTAAAGAAGGCACTACTATTTCCTCTTCTCGAGTTGGAACCACCAAAAAATTGTCTGTTTCTGTTAGTCGATTCCATCGACGAAGGTCAAACTTTGGATCTCCCACAAACTGGTACCAGAGATTCAAGAAGGGAAAATGATAATGTTAGTAGAACGATTGCTGAATTGTTGGCTAATCATCATCACCTGTTCCCTCAATGGTTACTGTTGGTTTGTACTGCTCGGCGTCAGAGCAAACCGATCTCGAGGATGTTCAGTGGCTTCCGGAAAATCCCTTTGGATGATTTAAGGAAGTCCTTAGTGGTCAGAGACATTCAGCAATATATTCTCGCTCGGTTAGATCAAGAAGATGCGCTCAG GCAGCACATCTCGCGCGACACAGCCGAGATGCTAAACCAGCTGCACATCAAGAGCAATGGCTGTTTCCTGTACCTAGAAAAAGTTCTCGACGGCGTGGCCGAGAACTTTATCGTGCTACGCGAGGTTCGCGAGATACCAGGCACTCTGAACGGTCTCTACCTATGGCTGTGTCAAAGACTCTTCAGTAGAAAGCAATTTGCCAAAGTTCAACCTTTGCTAAACGTGATACTGGCCGCGAAACTACCAATCACACAAGAGATACTCTACAAATGCGTAAAAACAGCATGCACGAGTATCACCATAGAAGACTTCAATCGACGTTTGCACCTTTTACGCAGAGTCATCTCTGTCTCTCGTGCAGGAGCGTTAATGTTATTCCATCATAGTTTCGCAGAATGGTTGCTGGACGTAAAACATTGCAcgcagaaatatttatgttccGCTATTGAGGGTCACGCAATGCTGGCCGCTTATTATACTCTTCGTGGACCGGAATTAAACGCTGACGAGATCTGCGTGTTAGGACAACATCTGCAACGAGCCATAACAAGTATAGCTACTACAAATTGTAATCTGGATGTGCATACGCTTCAAGTGGTTTGGATGGTAGGCAGTGGAGCGCCTATAGAAGACTGTTACCTGGATAGTTCTGAATGTATTCTCTGGCCCAGGCAAGAGGTGAAATTGTTGAAGTTGTTGATTGATGCCGGAGCCAAACCATCCGAGAAAATTGTCGAAGATGATGCCAATAAGGATGCTGTCTCTTCTAgtcaa GTTTCGCAAGATGTAAGCCCTATGGATGAATCTCCCAGCGAACCATTAACGGAACTACTCGGCGAAAGCGGGGACATCAATCAAGCTGATTCTTGCGGACGAACAGTACTGCACACGCTTGCTGCAGATGGTAATGCATCTCTGCTGGAGCTGGCTCTAGCGACGTGTCCACAG gCAAAGTTGGAAGCTACTGATCGTCACGGTCAAACACCTTTGAATCTTGCTGCCAGGCATGGTTATGCGGATGTGGTACGAGTTTTGTTGGCTGCTGGGGCTTGTGCAGATCATGCTGACTGCGATGGATGGACAGCTCTCAGGGCTGCTGCCTGGGGTGGACATACTCag GTAGTTACGATTCTATTGGAAAGAGGAGCTGCAGTCGATCATCAAGATAAGGATGGTATGACACCATTGTTAGTGGCTGCATTCGAAGGACATAGAGACGTTTGTGAATTATTGTTGGAATACGAGGCAGATGTAGATCATTGCGATGCTACAGGTCGCACACCTTTATGGGCAGCTGCTAGCATGGGCCATGGATCAGTGGTTGCTCTTCTCTTATTCTGGGGATGTTACGTTGATAGCATTGATAACGAGGGCAGGACAGTTTTGAGTGTAGCTGCTGCTCAAGGTGGCACAGATGtagtaaaacaattattagatcgag gcTTAGATGAACAACATAGAGACAATTCAGGTTGGACACCCTTACATTATGCAGCATTTGAAGGTCACATCGATGTTTGTGAAGCATTACTAGAAGCAGGAGCCAAAATTGATGAAACTGACAATGATGGAAAAGGTGCACTAATGTTGGCTGCACAAGAAGGACACGCTGCATTAGTTGAAAGATTGTTAGAACAGCATGGAGCGCCAATTGATCAACATGCTCATGATGGAAAAACTGCTCTCAG ACTTGCAGCTTTGGAAGGTCATTATGATACTGTTAGGATACTATTAGCTCATAATGCAGATGTGAATGCAAAAGATGCTGATGGAAGAAGCACTCTTTATATTCTTGCTCTAGAGAACAGATTGGCAATGGCACGATTTTTGTTGGAGCATGCCCGAGCAGATGTAGAAAGCAGGGATTCAgaa gGACGAACTCCTCTGCATGTAAGTGCTTGGCAGGGACATGTCGAAATGGTAGCTTTGTTATTAACAGAAGGTAGTGCCAGTGTAAATGCTTGTGACAATGAGAATAGAACTCCTTTACATTCTGCAGCCTGGCAAGGTCATGCAGCCATTGTCAGATTGCTCCTTGAACATGGAGCAACTCCTGATCATACTTGTAATCAAGGAGCAACAGCTTTAg gTATCGCTGCACAAGAAGGTCATGAACACTGTGTACGAGCACTTTTAAATCACGGTGCTGATCCCAGCCACTCTGATCATTGTGGTCGAAATGCTATCAAAGTGGCTGCCAAAAGTGGCCACGACACAGTAGTAAGACTGCTCGAGGAATATTCGGCTAATCAACGAAGTCTAAGGCCTGGCATCAATGgag gTGGAAGTAGTAGTGCTACTTCAGTAACATCAAATTCGACAGCAGAAACAAAACCATCATCTGCAATTTTGAATCCCCTTTCAACTCAATACAGTCCGGCAGAGTCGCCGGATTCgacaaaaagaagaagttgCGTATCTCTGGGAAATAATTCCAGCAATAGTAAATCTAGTAGCAACCTGACTGGTAGCACAAAAAGCGATCAgggaaaatttaatcagaaCTCGATGGTGAATCAGGTAATAAAA ACACCATTATCTTTCACGCAACAACTGCAACAATGCTCGAGGGGAGCCAAGAGTCGTCCACTCAGTAAACTTTTATCACCTCTGAAAAGTGAACCGCAAAGTCCTATCTACGCTTCACCACCTCATTCGCCGTTAAGTGACAGCCTGATACCTTATTCGCCAACAAACACAAGTCCACCTAGTGCTCAGACCGCGGCGAATGTGATACAGAATCAACTTGGAGTATCATTATTAACTGGAAATCAAAATATACCATATAAAGTGCAGATCGGAGGATATAATCATACATCGGCTATTTACGAaccgattaatataaaaaccgagatcattgataaaaatgaaattagcaAACCATTTGAATTAACGAACGAAATGTTAGGTTTAAGCGTgacaaaagacaaaaaaaatggacttgatgaaaaaagaaattcagcCGACACTCATTTCACTAGAGATACTCATATGAGAATAATATTGGGTAACAGTGGTGCTGGTGTTGGCAGAAGCGTAAAACATGCTTCAGATCATACACCTGCTag tgcAAGTAATGCAAAACCAAAGCGTAATGGTTTGGTTTCCAATCCAGCCATGAGATTAGTAGCAGGTGTTAGAAATGGAATTGAAAATGCAACTAATAGAAACAAACCTATCACAACGCGAGTTAATGGATTTCAGTGGAAAGCTGAGGCACGAAAGGAAACACCTTTGTAG